The following are encoded in a window of Fretibacter rubidus genomic DNA:
- a CDS encoding LptF/LptG family permease produces the protein MFKFLTYLSKSFFITWLTVVFGFLVLIGLLDSLANGGDILADDGTFVDTFRYMAYRAPVIFDRIFIFTIHVAILLTFVKLIRNHELVALLGFGISAPKQIALLAPAVLTAGLVSIIAINVLMPPSVRALQAWGIGEYKIKNVTEDNPLWMEDAGRIMRAADRDSMNTLGTLELYERSPDTGAITNVTWAERADFTGDSWRLSGVRTLDVKGADGEARQAETVDGNISWETKQTPQSIARLAAEPRDLALSDMAVFSEKGNSGSKPSFAYGFWYLHRITRPLAALLLLLLAVPIMQRVGRQDTGDQALIIGITAGFLFLIIDGAMATFAASGGIAIGWAIAFPLLVVGLIGSFLLLRTESLT, from the coding sequence GTGTTTAAATTCCTCACATATCTATCCAAATCATTTTTTATCACTTGGTTGACCGTTGTGTTCGGTTTCTTGGTGCTGATCGGACTGCTTGATTCACTTGCCAATGGCGGGGATATTCTGGCTGATGACGGAACATTTGTGGATACATTCCGCTATATGGCTTACCGCGCGCCCGTCATATTTGACCGCATCTTCATCTTTACAATCCATGTCGCCATATTGCTGACCTTTGTGAAACTTATCCGGAATCACGAACTTGTCGCCCTGCTGGGGTTTGGTATTTCAGCGCCGAAGCAAATCGCGCTGCTGGCGCCTGCGGTTTTAACGGCGGGACTGGTATCTATTATCGCAATAAACGTCCTTATGCCGCCTTCTGTTCGCGCGCTACAAGCCTGGGGTATTGGCGAGTATAAAATAAAAAATGTCACAGAGGACAACCCGCTCTGGATGGAAGATGCGGGCCGTATCATGCGCGCCGCAGACCGCGATAGTATGAATACGCTCGGCACGTTAGAGCTTTACGAACGCTCACCCGACACGGGCGCGATAACCAATGTAACATGGGCAGAACGCGCCGATTTTACGGGCGATAGCTGGAGATTATCTGGCGTGCGTACATTGGACGTCAAAGGCGCGGACGGCGAAGCGCGGCAAGCGGAAACAGTGGACGGCAACATCAGTTGGGAAACCAAGCAAACCCCGCAATCCATTGCGCGCCTTGCCGCTGAACCGCGTGATTTAGCCTTGTCCGATATGGCCGTATTTAGTGAAAAGGGAAATTCGGGTAGCAAGCCGAGCTTTGCTTACGGCTTTTGGTATCTACACCGCATTACGCGGCCTTTGGCGGCACTGCTTCTGCTACTGCTGGCTGTGCCCATTATGCAACGCGTCGGGCGACAAGATACAGGTGACCAAGCCTTGATTATCGGCATCACAGCGGGCTTCTTATTCCTCATTATTGACGGCGCTATGGCGACATTTGCGGCCTCTGGCGGTATTGCGATTGGATGGGCCATAGCCTTCCCCCTGCTGGTTGTTGGCCTTATTGGTAGCTTCTTGCTGCTGCGAACTGAAAGCCTGACATAG
- a CDS encoding diacylglycerol kinase family protein, which translates to MTAPAPVFIVNNLSETVAKRGSILRTVASDTKAVLYDNDIFDTLDTIVKETHSKSRDHVFIEGGDGTCQGVITAFMAHYAALQPLPRFTLVPGGMTNQVAGVIGMKRPTAQKIKALLAGQFTHEKLPLITVTSGSNSVSYNGFLFSTGAIPMITQYTKQKLHKRGIGGSPAVIGGIVRGVSGQRADVMHPTPITLTIDGGTPISDNHLGTVLTTLPSLFKGLDPFWGEGDGELRLTYAKGDARRLLSNIVSLWRGQKNIDRTADGLSSYNASQIDFNYAGDVVLDGETLDLLGPKFTVTPSRPVSFLW; encoded by the coding sequence ATGACGGCGCCTGCCCCTGTTTTTATCGTCAACAATTTGAGCGAAACTGTCGCCAAGCGTGGATCCATCCTGCGCACGGTGGCGAGTGACACGAAGGCTGTGCTTTACGACAACGATATTTTCGATACGCTAGATACCATCGTTAAAGAAACCCATAGCAAGAGCCGCGATCACGTCTTTATCGAAGGTGGTGACGGAACCTGCCAAGGCGTGATTACGGCCTTTATGGCCCATTATGCTGCGCTACAGCCCCTACCGCGTTTCACGCTTGTGCCGGGCGGCATGACGAACCAAGTTGCAGGCGTGATTGGTATGAAACGCCCCACTGCGCAAAAAATTAAAGCGTTGCTCGCGGGGCAGTTTACCCATGAAAAACTGCCCCTCATCACCGTCACATCCGGGTCAAATAGTGTTAGCTATAACGGCTTTCTGTTCTCCACGGGGGCCATTCCGATGATCACGCAATACACCAAGCAGAAGCTGCATAAGCGCGGCATTGGTGGTTCGCCAGCCGTCATTGGCGGTATTGTACGTGGGGTGAGCGGGCAGCGCGCAGATGTGATGCACCCGACTCCCATCACACTGACCATAGACGGCGGCACGCCAATATCAGACAATCATTTAGGCACTGTTCTGACCACACTACCCAGCCTTTTTAAAGGGCTGGATCCCTTTTGGGGTGAAGGCGACGGTGAATTACGCCTGACATATGCCAAGGGTGACGCGCGGCGACTACTGTCAAATATCGTCAGCCTGTGGCGCGGACAAAAAAACATCGATAGAACTGCGGATGGCCTCAGCAGCTATAACGCTAGCCAGATAGACTTTAATTACGCTGGCGATGTTGTTCTCGACGGCGAAACGCTTGACCTGCTTGGCCCTAAATTCACAGTAACGCCCTCACGACCCGTGAGCTTCCTATGGTAA
- a CDS encoding aminotransferase class I/II-fold pyridoxal phosphate-dependent enzyme produces the protein MSLFDKYAPLQSRVDMMMKIGKDALGVQFDDILSATKGRVGNREILLAGTNNYLGLTFDEDCMAAAKDAVTRHGTGTTGSRVANGSYHEHIDLENALAEHLGMPSCVVFTTGYQTNLAAIAGLAGDKDIIFMDADAHACIIDGTRLTGASTIRFRHNSPEDLDKRLRRQGEIEGGNALVVIEGMYSMFGDIAPVDEFVDVTHRHGGYLYIDEAHSYGVFGPTGCGIAEEQGVLDKIDFISGTFSKSLASVGGFCASKHPEFEITRKVMRPYMFTASATPSNICAARAAVEKVKTGAHLRQNLKDRAAQLHAGLAAMDYDLCAEPSPVIAVRRPNEAVAAMEWNALIESGVYVNLAVPPGTPQSSSLLRISLSAAHTEEDINQIIKAFGDLKTNQASMMQSMMTKMQAAE, from the coding sequence ATGTCTCTTTTTGATAAATACGCCCCGTTACAATCCCGCGTCGATATGATGATGAAAATCGGCAAAGACGCATTGGGTGTTCAATTTGACGATATTTTATCGGCCACCAAAGGCCGCGTCGGCAACCGCGAAATCCTGCTCGCGGGTACCAATAACTACCTCGGCCTAACATTTGACGAAGACTGTATGGCAGCGGCCAAAGACGCGGTGACGCGCCACGGCACGGGCACCACAGGCTCGCGCGTAGCCAACGGCAGCTACCACGAACATATTGATTTGGAAAACGCCCTAGCGGAGCATTTGGGCATGCCAAGCTGTGTGGTTTTTACTACGGGTTATCAGACGAATTTGGCGGCCATTGCGGGCCTTGCGGGCGATAAAGATATCATCTTTATGGATGCTGACGCGCATGCCTGTATCATCGACGGCACGCGGCTGACGGGCGCATCGACCATTCGGTTCCGTCATAATAGTCCCGAAGACCTAGACAAACGACTGCGCCGCCAAGGCGAGATTGAGGGCGGCAACGCGCTTGTCGTGATTGAGGGCATGTATTCCATGTTCGGCGACATAGCGCCCGTTGATGAATTTGTGGATGTTACGCACCGTCACGGCGGCTATCTATACATTGACGAAGCCCATAGCTACGGCGTGTTCGGCCCCACGGGCTGCGGTATCGCCGAGGAACAAGGTGTGCTTGATAAAATTGATTTTATCTCTGGCACATTTTCAAAATCACTCGCCTCTGTTGGCGGGTTTTGTGCGTCTAAGCACCCGGAATTTGAAATCACACGCAAGGTTATGCGACCCTATATGTTTACCGCTAGTGCCACGCCGTCTAATATTTGCGCAGCAAGAGCGGCTGTTGAAAAGGTTAAAACAGGCGCGCATCTGCGGCAGAATTTGAAAGACCGCGCCGCGCAACTGCACGCTGGTTTGGCGGCTATGGACTATGATCTATGTGCTGAGCCTAGCCCCGTTATTGCTGTGCGCCGTCCGAATGAGGCGGTCGCGGCCATGGAATGGAACGCACTGATTGAAAGCGGTGTTTACGTGAATTTGGCTGTACCGCCTGGGACGCCGCAAAGCTCTAGCTTACTTCGGATTAGTCTGTCGGCGGCTCATACAGAAGAGGACATCAATCAAATCATCAAAGCTTTTGGTGATTTGAAGACGAACCAAGCGTCAATGATGCAGTCCATGATGACTAAAATGCAGGCGGCAGAATAA
- a CDS encoding acyl carrier protein, with the protein MTAPTRDEIFDKICELLKPYNPENRPIKLTSGIVSDLEVDSVAVFDLVMGLEDHYDISIPMELVSDIKTVGELVNAITELTS; encoded by the coding sequence ATGACCGCGCCAACCCGTGATGAGATTTTCGATAAAATCTGTGAATTGCTAAAGCCCTATAATCCTGAAAACCGTCCGATTAAACTGACCAGCGGTATTGTGTCGGATTTGGAAGTCGACAGCGTCGCTGTGTTTGATTTGGTTATGGGATTAGAAGATCACTATGATATTTCTATTCCGATGGAATTAGTATCCGACATCAAAACAGTCGGCGAGCTTGTCAACGCTATTACCGAACTCACGTCTTAA
- a CDS encoding NAD-dependent epimerase/dehydratase family protein, whose protein sequence is MTDAPLIAITGGTGFVGGHVITAALAAGYRVRALARNPLKLNNLSHPRLTIFKGALGDNDAGFIEGADVILHMAGLIKARNRAAFDAVNVTASADLAKTCNDSRIERFVLLSSMAARAPELSPYAASKRAGEDAVEDAYSGPLSVIRAPAVFGPGDEATKPIISAIDRGFLPAPGGRGWRERYLSLVAVQDLANDLITRAVKGDYDGQTVSPATVGQITWPEFAQMASEAVGKPVKAVPIPLSVLYPVAAVTSALSLSFGRGHLTLGKLREFLYDDWRSETLIQSDTSMADRLSQTLAAYRSDTKS, encoded by the coding sequence GTGACCGACGCACCGCTCATTGCCATTACGGGCGGCACAGGGTTTGTTGGCGGGCATGTTATAACCGCCGCACTTGCGGCTGGCTATCGCGTGAGAGCTTTGGCTCGCAACCCATTGAAATTAAATAATTTAAGTCATCCGCGCTTGACGATCTTTAAGGGGGCTTTGGGCGATAACGACGCCGGGTTCATAGAGGGGGCCGACGTCATCTTGCATATGGCTGGCCTCATCAAAGCGCGCAATCGTGCTGCCTTTGACGCCGTTAATGTGACGGCCAGCGCTGATTTGGCCAAGACATGTAATGACTCGCGCATTGAGCGTTTTGTTTTGCTTTCATCCATGGCGGCCCGCGCGCCTGAGTTGTCCCCTTACGCAGCGTCAAAGCGGGCGGGCGAAGATGCGGTGGAGGACGCCTATTCGGGGCCTTTATCGGTCATTCGTGCGCCAGCGGTATTTGGGCCCGGGGATGAGGCAACAAAACCTATTATTTCGGCCATAGACCGTGGTTTTCTCCCTGCACCGGGCGGTCGGGGGTGGCGGGAGCGTTATCTTTCACTGGTCGCCGTGCAGGACTTGGCGAATGACCTGATCACCCGCGCGGTCAAAGGCGATTATGACGGCCAGACAGTGTCGCCAGCGACTGTGGGGCAGATAACGTGGCCAGAATTTGCGCAAATGGCGTCAGAGGCTGTTGGCAAACCTGTCAAAGCGGTGCCTATTCCGTTAAGTGTTTTATACCCCGTTGCAGCTGTTACGTCTGCGCTGTCATTGAGCTTTGGCCGCGGCCACTTGACCCTAGGAAAATTGCGAGAATTCCTCTATGACGATTGGCGTAGTGAGACGTTGATTCAAAGCGATACGTCTATGGCAGATCGTCTGTCCCAAACTTTGGCCGCATATCGGTCTGACACTAAATCATAG
- a CDS encoding fatty acyl-AMP ligase, translated as MTMPTPTLRSKPIIHSDFPTLCDGLDYAATCDTGFNFYTGKGDLKTALPYRELRERAVDVAKRLVKFADKDARIGIAAVSSPEFAVLFFACQYAGLVPAPLPLPVTLGGRSSYERQLQRMAETGDFHALFTPASMESIMSSALNDTNVPVISFEDVLTLPQGDNLRPHGPDGLCYIQYSSGSSSSPKGILGTQFSVSSNCRGITRDGMQMKEDDRGTTWLPMYHDMGLIGFMIAPMMSQLTVDYLDPQDFTRRPMTWLQLISDHKGTLSYSPTFGYELCVRRWREDRELDLSSWRAAGIGGDMVRPEPLTEFAKTFGPMGFAEDAFKPSYGLAETTLAATFAPFGQGLLKHTIDMGRYERTSEAVEASDLTPDEQKRTFVACGTVLPDHAIEIRNFDGDVLGQKQVGQVFLKGPSVSPGYFRNKQATEASFSKDGWLNTGDLGYWLEDQLVVTGRFKDLILWHGRNIWPQDIEWAAQAAAPHRCGLACSFATGGAGDEKNIMLLLECRTRDPQLLDEIYTAVTAAIRLEVGVPVKLQLVPRGTMIITSSGKLSRARVKEKFVTGQIIDLLDETPMKIVKSDTV; from the coding sequence ATGACAATGCCAACACCGACCCTGCGGTCGAAACCCATTATCCATTCTGATTTTCCGACGCTTTGTGACGGCCTTGATTATGCCGCGACCTGTGACACAGGATTTAACTTTTACACAGGCAAGGGCGACCTGAAAACGGCGCTGCCGTATCGTGAGCTTCGTGAGCGTGCGGTTGATGTGGCTAAGCGCCTTGTGAAATTTGCGGATAAAGACGCGCGCATTGGCATTGCGGCTGTCAGTTCGCCAGAATTTGCCGTGCTGTTCTTCGCTTGCCAATATGCAGGGCTAGTCCCAGCGCCGCTTCCGCTACCTGTAACGCTCGGTGGACGCAGTAGCTATGAACGTCAATTACAGCGTATGGCCGAAACAGGCGATTTTCACGCGTTATTCACGCCCGCCAGCATGGAAAGCATCATGAGTTCCGCGCTCAACGATACCAATGTTCCAGTGATTAGTTTTGAGGATGTGCTTACCCTACCACAGGGTGACAACTTACGTCCGCACGGTCCTGACGGCTTGTGCTATATCCAATATTCATCTGGTAGCTCTAGCTCGCCAAAGGGCATTTTGGGCACGCAGTTTTCTGTGTCGTCTAATTGTCGCGGCATTACCCGTGACGGCATGCAAATGAAAGAGGATGACCGCGGCACCACTTGGCTTCCGATGTATCATGATATGGGCCTGATTGGCTTCATGATTGCGCCGATGATGAGCCAGCTGACCGTGGATTATCTTGATCCGCAAGACTTTACGCGCCGTCCGATGACGTGGTTGCAGCTTATTTCTGATCACAAAGGTACACTGTCTTATAGCCCAACCTTTGGATACGAGCTTTGCGTGCGCCGTTGGCGCGAGGACAGAGAGCTTGATCTCTCCAGCTGGCGTGCAGCCGGTATTGGCGGTGATATGGTGCGTCCTGAACCGTTAACGGAATTTGCCAAAACATTTGGTCCTATGGGGTTTGCTGAGGATGCGTTCAAGCCGAGTTACGGCTTGGCAGAGACAACTTTGGCGGCCACATTCGCGCCTTTCGGGCAGGGGTTATTAAAACATACAATTGATATGGGCCGTTATGAGCGCACATCCGAAGCCGTCGAGGCAAGCGATTTGACGCCTGACGAGCAAAAACGCACATTTGTCGCTTGCGGTACAGTGTTGCCTGATCACGCCATTGAAATCCGTAATTTTGACGGTGACGTCTTGGGCCAAAAACAAGTTGGACAAGTCTTCCTCAAGGGGCCTAGCGTATCGCCGGGGTATTTCCGCAATAAACAGGCGACAGAGGCATCATTTTCCAAAGATGGTTGGCTCAACACCGGTGACTTGGGCTACTGGTTAGAAGACCAATTAGTGGTTACGGGTCGGTTTAAAGACTTAATCCTGTGGCATGGGCGCAATATCTGGCCACAAGACATTGAATGGGCCGCACAGGCAGCGGCACCGCACCGCTGTGGCCTTGCCTGTTCATTTGCGACGGGCGGGGCAGGTGATGAGAAAAACATCATGCTTCTGCTGGAATGCCGAACGCGTGACCCGCAATTGCTGGATGAGATCTACACGGCTGTAACAGCGGCCATTCGCCTAGAAGTCGGTGTCCCTGTGAAATTGCAACTGGTTCCGCGTGGCACCATGATTATCACTAGTTCAGGCAAGCTGTCGCGTGCACGCGTAAAAGAGAAATTTGTCACGGGTCAGATCATCGACTTGCTCGACGAAACCCCGATGAAAATCGTCAAATCTGATACTGTCTAA
- a CDS encoding Glu/Leu/Phe/Val dehydrogenase dimerization domain-containing protein, with product MIFDHIDFDDHEHVAFASDPDSGLRCIIAVHSTTLGPSAGGTRFWSYADSASALTDALRLSRAMSLKNAMADIPHGGGKGVIMKPEGEFDREAIFAAYGRALNRVGGAYYTAEDVGVSPDDMRVIHRQTDYVAGLDEGAAASGDPSPVTADGVYRGLCVAIKRKLNKNDFSDLTVAVQGLGHVGYALCGHLHAAGAKLIVADIRDDVLQSAISDFDASVVPVEAIHAVDADVFAPCALGGAVNANTIGGIQVKIVGGAANNQLATPDMGQALHERGILYCPDYVLNGGGIINVAAELSGHYDPNWVDGKLNGLADTLAAVFEAAEADNVSPDVVAERMALARIAAKKLDMA from the coding sequence GCTGCATTATCGCCGTCCATTCCACAACTTTGGGACCATCGGCAGGCGGCACACGGTTTTGGAGCTATGCAGATAGCGCGTCTGCCCTAACCGACGCCTTGCGCCTATCGCGCGCTATGAGCCTTAAAAACGCTATGGCGGATATCCCGCACGGCGGCGGTAAAGGCGTCATTATGAAGCCCGAGGGCGAATTCGACCGCGAGGCTATATTCGCCGCCTATGGGCGCGCGCTAAACCGAGTTGGCGGCGCCTATTACACCGCTGAGGATGTCGGCGTGTCGCCTGATGATATGCGCGTTATCCATAGGCAAACGGATTATGTTGCAGGCCTAGACGAAGGCGCCGCGGCCTCTGGTGATCCATCTCCTGTAACCGCAGACGGGGTCTATCGTGGGCTATGTGTTGCGATTAAACGCAAGCTTAATAAGAATGATTTCAGTGACTTAACAGTCGCGGTTCAAGGGCTTGGTCATGTCGGTTACGCACTTTGTGGCCATTTACATGCGGCAGGGGCAAAGCTGATTGTCGCTGATATTCGCGATGACGTTTTACAGTCTGCTATATCCGATTTTGATGCATCCGTTGTGCCTGTTGAAGCCATTCATGCGGTGGATGCCGATGTGTTTGCGCCCTGTGCTTTGGGCGGAGCCGTTAACGCTAACACAATCGGCGGTATTCAGGTCAAGATAGTCGGCGGTGCGGCCAATAATCAGCTTGCTACCCCTGATATGGGTCAAGCATTGCATGAACGCGGTATCCTTTATTGCCCTGATTATGTCCTTAACGGCGGCGGGATTATCAATGTCGCCGCAGAGTTATCAGGCCATTACGACCCTAATTGGGTGGACGGAAAGCTTAACGGCCTTGCTGACACGCTGGCTGCGGTTTTTGAGGCTGCGGAGGCGGATAATGTCTCCCCCGATGTGGTTGCAGAACGTATGGCCTTGGCGCGGATTGCGGCAAAAAAGCTGGATATGGCTTGA